From the Gordonia bronchialis DSM 43247 genome, one window contains:
- a CDS encoding phosphotransferase family protein, producing MTEIPVSAEDLTPQWLTALLVEHGRDDRITDVRITPVGTGQMAGSFRLDLTYAKPTDLPRSMVAKLAIGNADQRAFASGAFRNEVRFYRGLVAGFEVPTPRCFASTMSESGSEFVLLLEDMAAARQGDQISGCTPAQVESVAVAAAGLHGPRWNDPGLLEQFPLPTADDRILMDSVLEPMAELYRERFRPGPLESATVDWLVDRAGDWLTTPITDVALIHGDLRVDNVLFGPDDAVTVIDWQTTTSGHPLRDIAFLLSTSLTVDDRRAHEHGIVETYHRALLSYGVSDYTWQQCWQDYVDNLIQAPLIVVFGSGAAQPTERGDAMFATMLSRSATAIDDLIPDALTRTT from the coding sequence GTGACCGAGATCCCGGTCAGCGCAGAAGATCTGACACCGCAATGGCTGACCGCCCTGCTGGTTGAGCACGGGCGCGACGACCGGATCACCGACGTGCGGATCACCCCCGTCGGTACCGGCCAGATGGCCGGATCGTTCCGGCTGGATCTGACGTACGCGAAGCCCACCGACCTTCCGCGCTCGATGGTCGCGAAACTGGCGATCGGCAACGCGGATCAGCGCGCGTTCGCGTCCGGAGCCTTCCGCAACGAGGTCCGCTTCTACCGCGGCCTCGTCGCCGGGTTCGAGGTACCCACGCCCCGCTGCTTCGCGTCGACGATGTCGGAGTCGGGCAGCGAGTTCGTTCTGCTGCTCGAGGACATGGCCGCCGCCCGGCAGGGTGACCAGATCTCCGGATGCACTCCGGCACAGGTCGAATCGGTTGCGGTGGCCGCCGCCGGACTGCATGGCCCGCGCTGGAACGATCCGGGTCTGCTCGAGCAGTTCCCGCTGCCCACCGCCGATGACCGCATCCTGATGGATTCGGTCCTCGAACCGATGGCCGAGTTGTATCGGGAACGCTTCCGTCCGGGTCCACTGGAGTCGGCCACCGTCGACTGGCTGGTCGATCGTGCCGGTGACTGGCTGACCACGCCGATCACCGACGTGGCGCTCATCCACGGTGATCTGCGCGTCGACAACGTCCTGTTCGGTCCCGACGACGCAGTGACCGTCATCGACTGGCAGACCACCACCTCCGGACATCCCTTGCGTGACATCGCATTCCTGCTCAGCACCAGTCTCACCGTCGACGACCGGCGAGCCCACGAGCACGGCATCGTCGAGACCTATCACCGGGCACTGCTGTCCTACGGCGTCAGCGACTACACGTGGCAGCAGTGCTGGCAGGACTACGTGGACAACCTCATCCAGGCCCCGCTCATCGTGGTGTTCGGGTCCGGGGCTGCCCAACCGACCGAGCGCGGCGACGCGATGTTCGCGACGATGCTCTCCCGAAGCGCGACCGCGATCGATGACCTGATCCCCGACGCACTCACGAGGACGACATGA
- a CDS encoding TIGR03857 family LLM class F420-dependent oxidoreductase: protein MHSPSEQLTELGYYALSRHPVTPAELVAEAQLADELGFGTAFVSERFNIKDAAALCGALGAATSRLGIATAATNHSTRHPIVTATMGATLAELTGSRFALGLGRGITAQWQILGLSTITGAQLEDITVLLRRLWAGEMVIGHDGPAGSYPLLNLGVTLRPPPPIMVVTMSPKTLELAGRIADGVVLHTFLTDDATRSAVRTVREAAERAGRDPATVRIWSVLATVGDHLDDTDRLRRLYGRLATYLQGYPEPLMAVNGWAAGDLDRVRATQAFTGARGPIDATAQPDELAELAAAIPAGWIADSATGSTTECAKAVARQFDLGVDSVILHGATPTELAPVVEAYRGRRPAGLTTRPVNPGRMDP, encoded by the coding sequence GTGCACAGCCCCTCCGAGCAACTCACCGAGCTCGGCTACTACGCGCTCTCCCGGCATCCGGTCACCCCGGCCGAGCTCGTCGCCGAGGCGCAGCTCGCCGATGAACTCGGTTTCGGCACCGCCTTTGTGTCCGAACGCTTCAACATCAAGGACGCTGCGGCGCTGTGCGGTGCCCTCGGCGCCGCCACCAGCCGCCTCGGGATCGCCACCGCGGCAACCAATCACAGCACGCGTCACCCGATCGTCACCGCCACCATGGGAGCCACCCTGGCCGAACTGACCGGTTCCCGGTTCGCCCTCGGACTGGGCCGCGGGATCACCGCGCAATGGCAGATCCTCGGGCTGTCCACCATCACCGGCGCCCAACTCGAGGACATCACCGTCCTGTTACGCCGCTTGTGGGCCGGTGAGATGGTAATCGGCCACGACGGTCCGGCCGGGAGCTATCCGCTGCTCAATCTCGGTGTGACACTGCGTCCGCCGCCGCCGATCATGGTCGTCACGATGAGTCCGAAGACACTCGAACTCGCCGGCCGCATCGCCGATGGTGTTGTCCTGCATACCTTCCTCACCGATGACGCCACACGATCTGCGGTGCGCACAGTACGCGAGGCGGCCGAGCGGGCGGGCCGCGACCCGGCCACTGTCCGGATCTGGTCCGTGCTCGCGACGGTGGGTGATCATCTCGATGACACCGATCGGCTGCGCCGCCTCTACGGGCGGCTGGCCACCTACCTGCAGGGCTATCCGGAACCGCTTATGGCCGTCAACGGCTGGGCCGCCGGCGATCTGGACCGGGTCCGGGCGACCCAGGCCTTCACGGGGGCCCGCGGACCGATCGACGCCACCGCACAACCCGATGAACTCGCCGAGCTCGCCGCGGCCATTCCCGCCGGCTGGATCGCCGACTCGGCAACCGGCAGCACCACAGAATGCGCGAAAGCAGTTGCCCGCCAGTTCGATCTCGGTGTCGATTCGGTGATCCTGCACGGCGCCACACCCACCGAGCTCGCCCCCGTCGTCGAGGCGTACCGAGGTCGGCGACCCGCCGGCCTCACCACCCGTCCGGTGAATCCGGGAAGGATGGACCCGTGA